One region of Triticum aestivum cultivar Chinese Spring chromosome 6B, IWGSC CS RefSeq v2.1, whole genome shotgun sequence genomic DNA includes:
- the LOC123135782 gene encoding uncharacterized protein isoform X2, whose translation MVHSAAMDARVPDLAARRPDAKSLLAVPAPPSRSLAQVQASPLFASSPWPPLLRLVYRQSSVSVNVSSHRLCSLSGSIDSSSTPTVMLRSAPEANMESAMEQEVPEGGEQKSDVAVIADLFSLKNVPPTHFSLTGCVVLFGAIL comes from the exons ATGG TGCACTCCGCCGCCATGGACGCTCGCGTCCCCGACCTTGCAGCGCGCCGCCCCGATGCCAAGTCCCTCCTCGCCGTTCCTGCGCCGCCGAGCCGAAGCCTCGCCCAAGTCCAAGCGTCGCCGCTGTTTGCCTCCTCGCCATGGCCTCCCCTGCTTCGTCTGGTTTACCGACAGAGCTCTGTCTCCGTCAACGTGTCCTCCCATCGTCTCTGTTCACTGTCGGGCTCGATCGACTCCAGCAGCACCCCCACGGTGATGCTTCGCTCGGCACCCGAG GCTAACATGGAAAGTGCTATGGAACAAGAGGTACCAGAAGGTGGAGAACAAAAGAGTGATGTTGCTGTTATTGCAGACCTTTTCTCACTAAAGAATGTCCCTCCAACACATTTCTCCCTCACTGGTTGTGTTGTTTTGTTTGGTGCCATCTTATGA
- the LOC123135782 gene encoding uncharacterized protein isoform X3, giving the protein MDARVPDLAARRPDAKSLLAVPAPPSRSLAQVQASPLFASSPWPPLLRLVYRQSSVSVNVSSHRLCSLSGSIDSSSTPTVMLRSAPEANMESAMEQEVPEGGEQKSDVAVIADLFSLKNVPPTHFSLTGCVVLFGAIL; this is encoded by the exons ATGGACGCTCGCGTCCCCGACCTTGCAGCGCGCCGCCCCGATGCCAAGTCCCTCCTCGCCGTTCCTGCGCCGCCGAGCCGAAGCCTCGCCCAAGTCCAAGCGTCGCCGCTGTTTGCCTCCTCGCCATGGCCTCCCCTGCTTCGTCTGGTTTACCGACAGAGCTCTGTCTCCGTCAACGTGTCCTCCCATCGTCTCTGTTCACTGTCGGGCTCGATCGACTCCAGCAGCACCCCCACGGTGATGCTTCGCTCGGCACCCGAG GCTAACATGGAAAGTGCTATGGAACAAGAGGTACCAGAAGGTGGAGAACAAAAGAGTGATGTTGCTGTTATTGCAGACCTTTTCTCACTAAAGAATGTCCCTCCAACACATTTCTCCCTCACTGGTTGTGTTGTTTTGTTTGGTGCCATCTTATGA
- the LOC123135782 gene encoding uncharacterized protein isoform X1 yields MASPASSGLPTELCLRQRVLPSSLFTVGLDRLQQHPHGDASLGTRGLTYLQASAPRWQSLLPTLLFHLVLPRKSHVVDGLRQAKMTMTKVAQFSAIHSSVEHEQVNPGVYGVEHVCSTKVLSFFKYQSANMESAMEQEVPEGGEQKSDVAVIADLFSLKNVPPTHFSLTGCVVLFGAIL; encoded by the exons ATGGCCTCCCCTGCTTCGTCTGGTTTACCGACAGAGCTCTGTCTCCGTCAACGTGTCCTCCCATCGTCTCTGTTCACTGTCGGGCTCGATCGACTCCAGCAGCACCCCCACGGTGATGCTTCGCTCGGCACCCGAG GTTTAACTTATTTGCAAGCTTCTGCTCCAAGATGGCAATCACTGCTGCCTACTCTGCTATTTCACCTTGTGCTACCGAGAAAATCACATGTGGTGGATGGCTTGAGGCAGGCAAAAATGACAATGACGAAGGTAGCGCAGTTCAGCGCCATCCACTCTAGCGTTGAACACGAACAGGTCAACCCTGGGGTGTATGGCGTTGAACATGTTTGTTCCACAAAAGTGCTAAGTTTTTTCAAATACCAAAGT GCTAACATGGAAAGTGCTATGGAACAAGAGGTACCAGAAGGTGGAGAACAAAAGAGTGATGTTGCTGTTATTGCAGACCTTTTCTCACTAAAGAATGTCCCTCCAACACATTTCTCCCTCACTGGTTGTGTTGTTTTGTTTGGTGCCATCTTATGA